The Rosa rugosa chromosome 3, drRosRugo1.1, whole genome shotgun sequence sequence gtacgagatattagactcgaacccagtcactagctgtagcgcaaataaaagttgagtggctgctatgagtcgtagacgaattggTATAGCTGcgtgcgatattgcataacccaagcagaaatattagtgcgcattaccaaagtccgggctaccgtcgtagtcttttaatggtAGCTTTTCCGCAAGAcaaattgggtgtgtacatgggaatatgatacttgatatcaatactcaatgatatgcaatagtcatcgaaaattttcgatgtaaactctctagcattatcaagtcaaattgactgaatgggatgatctgggtagtgagcccgtagccatatgttcagggctaggagttcatcataagcagcattatgagTGGATGATAGCCTATATCATGACCTGTGAAGAagagatgtccgtgtgaagtctttagtatcacggatcatcatatcatgacttgGGTGTCCCGAACGGTcgtgtcaaagcctatatgtgtcaaaatcccataaggcatctctcatgacatggttggattcaatgactcgaatagtggttgcatacaacccactagagcgacacataagtttctctaatactcgtttatgtccgtagtcattagaggtgatgcaaaggaactcttgtccattctcacaatgtgtttccacatgaaaaccattggcttttatatctttcaaataaagttcaaattaaggtatgtccaagacattaagtaaaagaatcgacactttattaatagccaatgattacatcaaagtttcttaaccaaagtctaatccaaaataaaaatcaaacttagacaaatcgtagtcactcaatccgtttgataactccaatcaaatatgaccagggaagtagagagagatgtcggtggagcgaggctctcttaagtaccactaatctcaatcactttcctagacatcatacttcattggatgcgccacttgagaaagagttaatacaaaattgtcatttattgattaaggcataattgccattacataatccttggaaaaataaaagactattcgaaataaaaatctgcggaatttttgtcttcatcgccagatttaaagtctttttgaactcgatgtcttgatcaccatgatgcggctaccttcttaggtacattgcaaattcgggtccattgatcagacgttccatatcagaaatagacaccatgaagaggattctcccttgattgaggcgcattggcgcaatgtgcatggtccctaggaccggAGGCGTTGGAAAATTAttaccatggccaacgttggctctatggtttccaacccttcatCCCTCAAAGTCACGGCTCCTACGGTGgcgtgattgtcgcctttggtgactaccttcatgagcatttcaatcatatggatcatgacgtctatggcgactttctctagccatgggacGATGCTCTGGACAGCTATCTCGAAGCcaatcaatttctcttctcataACCTCGTTGCCTtgcctttcagcaatttccatagcttcaataagctattgaaagcttgtgatccgtcttgcatttatatgagtgtgaaataaatcacaggacctcatagcatagacagggaaggtattgagggttttctcaatcaattgttcttcggtgatcgtcttgccacagaAGCGCATCATTCCTGTGAtgcggagagcttccgaataaaattgtatGACTGTATCAAAGTAAGAGAAGTGAAGatcattccattctgcttctaaattcgaaaggatggcgtcacgaacgttgccataacgttcacgaagcgcttgccatagctttatagcgctatcctcattcatgaactCAAACCTGAGGTCCCTATCCATGTGATGCATCATTAGGGAAAGTGCCCTAGAATTTTcaatctcagtttgagggtctggagcagtTCCTTtatgacaaagctcttggattgtatgcaataagtcacgggcaataaggtggagctcAACTTCCTGAGCCCATATAAGGTATCTTTTGCCttcataatccaatggaacaaaatcgagtatgttcgagtttgacatcctgaaaaaggaTGAAACAAGAActaattagtttcggagtcaatgcttccacgaacactaataataataagatttccgagctatactaccaagaaatcgatttccaagaatatttggattagaccgaaacaatgatgtttaatatggtcacaatttgatgcttgcggacgctcttagtccgaatattatgaacactcttagttcattgattacgaacggtcttagttcgtttattatgaacactcttagttcattgattacgaacgctcttagttcgtttagcgtgaatccccacaattccgcttattaaataatcgaacccatgttcgtattatacaaatcctgcagcaaataaaggaatttaaaagacaagaaagcaggaactttaatcacaAAACCTTTCTTGATGATTCGGGGCTTgagaacacgcgcgtgttggagcAGGCATGTTAGGGTAGCAGCAGCAACAATTGGCAGCAGCAGCAGGTGGCGGGGCAGCAACAGGCTCAGCAGCGGGACTTGCGGCAGTGAGCTGCAGGGCTTGAAACTGTGAAAGGATTGCAGATGAGCTATCGATCCTAGGTCGGGATTGCAGATGCTGCTTCAATCCTAAGCTAGGATTACAGTGGTTGTTCGATCCTAATCTGGGATTGTAACTTGTTTACAATCCTGGTCGTGGCTAATGGCTCGGTGGTGATGTAGGAAGTAGTTTGCGGGTGCTGTCGGTCGGTGGCTTTGCTAGCTGGAGCGCGGGAGCTTGCGGCAGGAGGCTGCAGGTGCTCGCAGGGTGTAAGCTACAGGGCTGTAGGTCGCGGGAGGCGGACGAGCACACGGGTGCGCAGGAAAGCTGCGGGGGCAGCGCGGTGCTTAGGCTGCAGCGTGGGGAGCAGGTGTACAGGAGGCTAGCACGGGCTGTAGGCTGCGGCTAGGGCTTGTGGCAGTTTTGGTGAGGGgagtttagggttttttttttctttttcttttaggctagggttagggctcgtgctgataacgtgttgtagtaaaaatggaattgcagagagaattgatgagagaattgtgtgtattctattattgataataggagccctctatatagggatttacaaagtacataatcttgtcATATAAggaaatagaatccgaatataattaggaaatctagaaccttctctcctcaATTGATAACCATCCAATTGTACTCAAACACCCTCAAGTAGTACGCACACCCTCTCTCAGTAGTGATCAAACCACCCTCATGTAGGTCCAAAACCCCTAAAAAGGGTGTAAAAACACAAAATTGGCTAAAAGTATTTGAGGTCTGCAAAATTGGAACTAACACAAAACTTCCCATTTCTACTTATCCAACCTTTTCAACCagttaaaaaatttaaatagaaCATAGTCACAGCAGACACTATTAATAATGCTTTCGTTTGATCACAGGCTTCTCTCTTATATCACCTCAACTTTGGGTTCTTTTTACCCAATTTAGACCCAGATGCCCCAAAATTGTTATTTACAGAGTTGGTACCCTTTTGTGAATCTTGTATAGCTTGCTTCAAGATCTCTACCACCTGATTCATTGTTGGCCGGTCTTTTGCATTCTTGTTCAGGCAGCTATCTGCCAATAACTTGGCAATTTTTCGAGCTGCATTAATAGAATACTGGTCTCTTAGGAGTGGATCTGTTATCATGCTGAACTTTTTACTATCTGCAGGGTACTGTCTAACCCAATAAAGAAGCTTCTGCTCTACTGTTGGCCAGTGTTTTTCTAAGACACGCCTCCCAGTGAGGATCTCATACAGCACCACACCAAAACTCCATAAGTCACTATGGATGGAAAGATGGCCTGTTTCGACATACTCTGGGGCAGCATATCCATAAGTCCCTACCACCTGATAACAAAAGCAAATACAATATGAACCAGGGAAAATGTTAAATAGAAGCAAAGAACCAAAAAGGTAAATAATAACTAATACCAATTGTCCTCTCAATATTGCAATTCAAACAAGATTCTGCCAACCTCCAAATGAAGTTGACATCGAGTTGTAAAAGAACTTGGGCTAGTAGTAAAATAAGTCATCCATAGGTGACTTCCTTTTGATGAGTATCTTGCTATACTCTACTAAGCTTCCAAGTTGCGGAAGTCATTAAAACAAGGGATAaaatctgtttagtccctgtactttacctctctcatcgttttagtccctgacattctaatttaatctaaaaactccaTAATCTCACAATTTCCCTCTAATAGGTCCCTTCTGCGTCAATTAGGAGTTggtcttgggtgaaatgtccaatatacccctctgttatttctttttcctttttttcctttttaatttctttttttcctttttaatttcttttttgctttttcttctttttttcttgttcctttttaatttcttttttccttttttttttttctttttgttctgccgactttctccttcctcaacccaccaatcccattccgatcaaactccacaacccatttgtttctctccccaaattgaaaccaaacctagcaaagacctagcttggcggtgtatagatggacatcgagcaaaagcaagaggctaggagctgatcgatcacttcttcaccttctttgaagccatctccctccgTTGTCTCTTAGCGGATCTGCCCTTGTCTCCATtgtcgccgacgccatctctcAAACACAAGCatatcccaatcagctcggaaatttgcagctaaaccactcccctcttgttttcacaacctacttctctctctcccactcaaatcccactttctctctccacatcaggcctcaatttgaaaacttttcactgaaaactaccatttttttagactctgaggtttttgggtcttgctcaaaatggtgatttggattttgggtctagttgaaatggtggtttttgatggccaagttgaccataaccagaagtgaagaagaagaatagtgatggaaaagaaaaatgaccgccggcgtggagaacaacaattggggtttcgggtcgatctagATTGGTTCGCCGAtgtggcgctactgatgcagcaggatatgatggtcattaaaaaggaaaaagaaaaaagaaaaaaagaaaaaaagaaattaaaaaggaaaaaagaaaaataaaaaaacaggaaaaaagaaattaaaaaggaaaaagaaaaaagaaaaaagaaaaaaaagaatttaaataggaaaaaaagaaattaaaaaggaaaaagaaaaaaaaaggaaaaaaagaaaaaaaaaggaaaaagagtaaaaagaaataacagaggggtatattggacatttcacccaaggccaactcctaatttgacgcggaatggacctattagagggaaattgtgagattagagagtttttagattaaattagaatgttagggactgaaacgatgagagaggaaAAGTATATGGACTAAACAGATTTTATCccttaaaacaaatattatccTACCATAATGCAAGCAACACTATCTCATCAGATTTAGGAGTGAGTAGAAGAAGTATCTTCTCAGTGTTATTAGCCAAACACAATTTAGTTGTCCCTTTGAACCTAGATATTGGGATCTCCAATCAACTAGGTTGGGTGTCCATCATAATGGCTTTTATTTATAGACTTTAATCTCATTCCTTTTGATGATCAATCTATTCTCTAGTCAAACCTTTAACAATTTGGATCCACTCGGTTGACATATTTTGAGAGTAGAGAATGTCGATAATTAACTTTCAAACCCCTACATTTCACTCATACTTTGGGAAGTTCGATTACTGATATGTTTATTATTTTGGAGACTTTACAACTTGAttgtttcttatttattttcaatttagaTTTCTTATCAGGTTTTGGCCATAAACCTTGATATAAATCAAATTAATTTGTTTGGTACTCAACCATTgataataatggtaattccattgataataacgcatgccaagaaggccattacatacccacccGCTAACACATAATAATGGCCAGAACAAggtttcgtggaggagccacagtggcACATAGGATacaccaactatatttgaacttatcgctcacttaaaagcgagcctataagttATGGACAAAGATCATAGTgaatagacaagccaaactacactcgttaggttcctaatacaaggaaatttatggtaattagacaaaaagctaaaaacataggtttggcCAAGAgactaaaccctagcccaaatttagaAGTTAATGGACTAAGGGAGTGTTTCAGCTGTCCCGAGAGGGGTTTGATCCAGCCAAACAGGGGATGTCTCGGTCTGCTACAATCGCtatcggtctcgcttatctgcaaaacagacAAAGGTCAGAGGTAAGATCGGGTGTGCCGACCTTCAatgctccgatgcctaagtcagtatcattataagataatgataatggaaagcgatagtaaacagttacctctttgggtcgttggagatgcccttattGTAGCAGATTTGTGGTAGCTTGGCTCCGTTTCTTTAGGTGTGGGACGCTCAGGATCCCGATATCGCCCCGTGGGGTATCGAGATTGCCGGCTGGGAACTTTACTTAGTTCTTATAATGGCGATACGAGTCTagtgcttccgatacttgtgccaAGGAGGTATGTGTATACCAACAAGTCTCCCAAGTCCccggtcaagagttctcttgggtggggagtttgtcTTTGGTAAAAGTATCGGAAGTTCAAGGCGAGTTCATGCCACGTGGCTTCCGTACAGCCATTACCcccagtcccccaagtccccactGAAGAGGAGTCTTGGCTGGGGTGAGGAGATCGTACTAGCACTTGGCGCTGTGTCGCTATCGCAAATTGGTGGTAGGGTTTCATGCGTCTTTTGGCGCATATGCTATGCCCTGGTAACACGTGTAGTGATGTCATTCGTTTTTCGTGTGCGGGAAGCCTGGTGCACTGGAGTCCGGATCATGTAATAATGGCGTAGTGGTAAGGAGTCGAGGCGACGGCGCATAACTTCTGTAACGTTTAGGGATGTCAGACACGTGGTGAGATCTGGTGTCATCGTCCTTGCACGTCCATTGGTCCCTGCATTCTCGAGGGCCCTATATAAGGATAGAGGGAAGATATGGGGGTGGTTACTGTTCCTGAGTTCTTGTTGGAGATTGAGATAGGAACGGATTAAAGTTAGGGCCTTTAGCGTGTGAGAAGCCTGAAACCTTCAGGTCATGGTTGGAATTCCGTTTTGTTGGCGTTGTTGCCCCCATTTTCCGGTCGGAGGAGTGAACAGGTACGTTGTCTCTTGGCTTTTCTGGGTTTATCTGAGGGCGTTTGTGTGTGTGGGTTTTGTGAGGGGGGTCGTTTTTCGGGAGGGAGATTTGCTGGTGGATTCTAGGTTACGTTAAGGCCTGGTGAGGTTTTGGAGAGGGTGAATTTCGAGTTGAGCTGGGCTTGCTGTTGCGGCTCCGGGTTAGGTTATTAGgatatgaaattttgagggGCGAGTCGAGGTAGGCGATAGATAGGGAGCGATTGACTAGTTGTTTGTATCGCTCGCAGTATGGGGCGGGAGCATCGCAGTCGCGGTAGGCGAGAGAGTTCTTCTCGTAGAGGTGGAGTTTCTCGTAGTGGTGTCGGCGCTTCTAGTGGAAGTGGCGAGGGTGTTTCTCGCAATCGTGGCTAGGGTGTTCCCCGTGAGGGCGCCGTGAGCGGTTCCCGAGGAGGTGGCAAGGGTTGGTATCACGGAGTTTCGAGTAGGGCGGAGCAAACTATGGGTTCCAATATGCTTGAGGAGGAGAATGTCGAGGTATTGGAGATTCCTCACTCGCCACGGGGGCGGTTACTCCTTGGCGATATGCCCATTGATCATCCAGGTCCGAGTATGACGAAGGAGCAGATCGCCAAAATGAGGGCGACCTGGGGGATTCCGGGCAACGTATTGTTGCGCCCCTTGAGGGATGGTGAATATTTTAGCCACCCCGAGGTGGGGTGGGCATGCTTTTACGAGTACTAGCTCAAGTATGGGTTGACGTTTCCGATACCGGAAGAGCTGCAGTACCTGCTATCGTGTCTGAATATATCGTTGGGGCAGCCATCTCCAAATATGTTGAGGCAATTGATGGGAGTGTTGCTACTGTGGAAGTTTAGCAGGTTGCTGTGTCCCAGCATTGGCGAGTTTAATTCTTTGTTGAAGATGCAATACTCGACGAAGACTAGCGATAACGGGTGTGTTAATTTTAGGGCACGCGGCCGCGCGATTATTGAGGATCTACCATCAAATATTTATATATGCTCGCTGGAGGGGCAGGCCTTACCTGGTTGGGGGCCACTGGCAAAACCCAAACATGATGCATCGGGTTCCTACTCACTTCCAGCCTATCTATAAATATCGTGATTGCGTGTTTGGTGAATTTCATTTTGTCATTGGTGTGCTAATAGCAGGTCTTTGTATCGTAGTGAGGCAGGAGACCACcctgactatgctagagaagaaGCGTGTGGCGAGTGTGCGGGGCACGTTCTCCAGGGGAGCAAGGGGGTTCTATCGCCTATGTAGGCTCCCGATATACGAGAGGTGGGAGCTGAGGAGGCATCCGGGTGAAGGGCTGTTTATTTTTACGATGTCTAACCGCTCAGTCTGTTTATAGTTTTGTTAACATTATGTTCTTGTGTTGCAGCGGATATGCCTAGCAAGAGTGATGCCCCATATGCGGAGGTGGATACCGACATTATCATCAGGGAGTTGCTGCGAGAATCGGAGACTGCAAGGCAAGTTGACGTCGATCTTCCTGATAAAGTACGTGTGACCGATCATGGACTGAACATGCTGCTGCCCGACGATATGTACCTAAGGTTTCTCGATACCGTGTTGGAATGTCTCAACCAACAAGCCAAGAAGCAGGCGGGTGTTGAGGGGCACGTGGGCTAGGGCCACCCCGAGCCAGTTGTTGAGAAAACTATTCAGTCTCGGGAGCGGGAGGGCGAGGCTGGTCAGTTCTCCTAAGTACTTATTGAGGAGCGCCAGCTCCCCGAGGATCAGAAAGGTGCAAAGCAGTCCCTGCGAGTCTCTACGGGACGGGTGGAGTATGGCGTCATGGACCGGCCATTCGAGCCGGTGGTTGAAGTGGAAATCTCCATCGAAGAGTTGTTTGAGGAAGCCGAGCGACGCCAAAGCGATACCAATGCTCGGGCTCGCCTGGTTCAAGATGCCGTGTTGGAACAGTTGGACGTTGTTTTTGGTGGAGATATCGGGGCTCCGGCATCGCAGGATGTTATCATTGTTGATAGTGGCGAGGCTGAGGTGACTAGCCAAGCTGTTGGTGACGTCGTTCCAGTGGTTGAAGTTACTGAAGCACAGCCTGAGGTTGAGGGGATTGAGGAGGTTGATGTGGGGGGTACCTGGGTTCTCGAGACGGAGGCCCATCCCCAGGTTGGAGAGGTGGAAGGGACCCAAGTGTCTGAGACTTATGCTCGCACTGACGGAGCTGGGTCGAGGAAGAGGGTGGCTTCACAGCTTCATCTCGGGAGTCCCCCTATGGGTGTTGGTGTCGATACCCGTGGTGGTAAGAGGGCTCGGGTTGACGATGTGTCGCGTTCCAGATCTACAAGTAGGGGTTCTCGCGACGAGGCTGCTGGGGGTCTCGCACGCACCCTTGGTGAGATTGGGATCACAGATGGAGCTATTCTGCACATGGTTGCTTATTTGCGAAATTACCATTGGGATCGCAGCCGCGTGACTGCCGAGGATCTACGCCTTGGGTATCGGGAGGCCTAAGAAAGGTTGATGAGGGTATGTATCGCTATGAATTTGTGTATTATTTGTTTCGCATCATTTTGTTCATGCTAATGTTGTGGCGTGCGATACAGGCTGTGAACATGAATTATCATGCCTCTGCCGAGTTGGTGGCCCATTTTGACCTGGAGATAGCCCGACTGCAGAGGAAGCGGGCGCACGAGCTTCAGAATGCGGTGGACCAAGGCCAGGTGGAGGGCGAGGATATGAGGCGAGCGATTGATGAGGGGATCACAAGAAGGATGGAGTTGGAGCGATCACTCGCAATCAAGGGGTCCCATCGTCAGGAGGCGGAGGATGCTATCGCTCCGCTGAGGGAGTCCAACTTAGATTTGACAGGGAAATTACAGCGGGCAGAGGATGGCCTGAAGGCTTTGGATCAGGTTAGGGCCACAGTTGGGGTGGCTGAGGAGCGGTTGCTAGAGCTGGAGTGGCAAGTCCGGGAGCGCGCTGCCTAGTTGAAGCTTCGCGATGCGGCCTTGGCGAGTTTGGCCCCCTACCCTGATCGTGTGTTGGAGTTGGAGGGACATGTTAGTACTCTGCAAGGAGAGGTTGACTGCTTAAGAGTCGTTGAACTCCAGGCAGGCGAGATGGAGGCAGAGATGGAGCGACTGAGGAAGGAGTTAGTTCAGCAATAGACTCGGGCTAGCAGCTTTGCCGAGGATTGCATTCGCTTGCGCACCGCTGCTGAGACGCATTTCGACAAACTTCATAAGGCTAAGCGGGATAGCGCGGACAAGGCGGTGGATCTCTACCTCCGGTCTACCCATTTTCAAGAAAAGATGAATAAAGCATTTTCGGATGGGGCCTTGTACTCGATCCGTGACTGTATCGTAACCTGCTGGATTGATCAGGAGAAGATGGTCCGCGATATACAGGAGAAGAAAGTGGCGCGATCATAGGCCAGCGCTGCTAGCGGTGGGCGAGGCACTAGGATTGGGATATGTGGGTCAACTACTGAAACAGAGCATGTCTCGGGCCAGGCTGGCGATCTCGAGGCCGAGGGTGCTACAGGCGAGCAAGAGGAAGCGCTCGTGGATACTAAGGGCAAATTGCAGGGCGAAAATGCTGGGGAGCAAGGTGGAATGGGGGAGCGAGACCGAGTAGGGGAGCGGGAACGCAGTGCCGAGAGCGAGACTTAGTagctgtttgttttgttttttgtgctAGCGATAGGCTTGCTTCTCCTGTAAATGCATTAGATTGTCGAGACATTGACCGATTGGTCTACTTTTTGGTATGCCCGTTTTGCATTGGGACATGAGAATTTTATGGGGAATAGACATTGTTGGGCGATAGCCCCCCGTGCGTTGAACGTATTTATTGCTTTGTCGATTGGTTGCCTTGTCATTATTGCAGGTCATTAAGACAGCGTGGCGATTGGTTATCCGGGAGCGGTTAATGGCGGTGGCAGTCGACTATAAATAGGCAGAGGAGGGAGGTGGGTGGATCATATTCTCAACATGGCATTCTATTTGTTTTCCATTGTGCTTTTGCTTCTGAAATCTTTCCTTCCTTCTGGCAGTTTGCTTTTCCAGAATTCTGGggtttatggcttaatctcatcTTGGGTTATGGGCTTTATAGCCTAATCTCACAAGGGTTCGGCTTCATCACCCGTTGGAGGGTGGAGCATTCTGCACTCGTGGGGAACTGAGGCTGCGTCCAAGTGAGAAACCCAAGCTAGGACTACGATCGCTAGAGGCACGGTGGGCTACAACGATGGAGATCGGGTGGTGATATGGCGGAGAGTGGTGCTGTggtattgccccccagtcttTCCCACCGGAGCTCGGCCAGCCTATCAATCCTCGAATTCAGTGATCTTTTTCCGGAGCTTCTCATATTTCAAAGAATCAGACTTGGTCTGAGGGGTGACGAGAATAAGTGTATGTGTATAGCATTCATATGCTAGCTAGGGGGTAACTCGTATTTGCATTAAAATTTAACATGTTGTCGTTGTGTATCGCATTTGTATGGAGTAACAGTTGGTTTGTAATGAACTTCCTTTTTGGAGATGTATTGCCCTTTCATAATGCTATCGCCTTTCATTTCTGTACTTTCTTTTCATTGTGCATCGTCTTTCATGGCGGCGGAGTGCGAGTGTGGGCACCGCAATTAGGGCAAGGCACCGCGTAGTATGATATCGGGACTTGGGGCGAAAGCGAGTGGCGAACCTTTGACATTGAGCGTTTTCGTTTGGCGTGGCATCTCATTggagttttctttttgttgccATGTATCACATATCGTGGTGGTTCGTAGTTGCTAGGAGCATTTATGAATCGCGATGTGTCGCGTAGCGTTAGCATTCATTCATTCGTGGCGATGTATCGCATGTCATTCATTTATCTGCTTAATGGTGGAGTATCGCACAtcgttcattcattcattcctGGTGGAGTATCACGTATTGCTCATTCATTCATTTGGAGGAATTCATTCATTTATGGCGGAGTATCGCGTACGTTCATTCATTCATAGTGGAGTATCGCGTATCATttattcattcattcatggCAGAGTATCGCgtatcattcattcattcatttgatcGCGACTGGCAGCGCAAGGGTTTGCGAGGGACAACATCGTGCTGTATCAGCAGAATGCCGTGAGCGATATCGCATTTACATTATTGAACGCATAGGCAATAAGTTGGGATTGCTATATAGCGTGCCCGTGCCTGTTGCGTGTAATTGTAGTGGCCGATGAGGCCTATGGCGATAGTGATGGGAGTATATTTGACCAATTATAAGGTCGGATGGCGAGAATCGTTAGCATTCGTTTGGTGCAATTAACCAATAAAGAAATGATAGGTGTAGAAGCGTTTCATTCCTTGGCAATATCATGTCATTCATTACTGCACGAGGGCAATTTGCAAAAATACATTGAATTAAAGACAGAAAGATGGTGTTGGTGCTTACAGGCATGGGGAGATGGCGATAACGAGGTAGGGACTACGCAGCCTGGGTGCCTCACTCTACTTGGGATAGTAGCGGAGGTGTTGGGCATTCCATGGATGTGGGAGAATGACGCCGTCCGCTCCCCTCAAGTAGGAGGTAGCGGGTCCAACGGCCTCA is a genomic window containing:
- the LOC133737593 gene encoding probable serine/threonine-protein kinase PBL19 → MASKKVVGTYGYAAPEYVETGHLSIHSDLWSFGVVLYEILTGRRVLEKHWPTVEQKLLYWVRQYPADSKKFSMITDPLLRDQYSINAARKIAKLLADSCLNKNAKDRPTMNQVVEILKQAIQDSQKGTNSVNNNFGASGSKLGKKNPKLR